Genomic DNA from Acuticoccus sp. MNP-M23:
GCGGCCCGGCTGATCATGCTGGATGATGCCGACGTGATGATCGCCGGCGGTGCGGAAGCCTCGGTCGGGCGGCTGGCGCTGGCGGGCTTTGCGTCCTGCCGCGCGCTGTCCACCCACTTCAACGACACGCCCGAAAAGGCGTCGCGGCCTTATGACCGCGACCGCGACGGGTTCGTCATCGGCGAGGGCGCCGGCATTGTGGTGCTCGAAGAGTACGAGCACGCCAAGGCCCGTGGCGCGACCATCTATGGCGAGATCATCGGCTACGGTCTTTCGGGCGATGCCTACCACATCACTGCGCCGTCCAGCGACGGCAACGGCGCCTTCCGCTGCATGTCGGCGGCGCTGAAGCGGGCCGGCGTCGATCCATCGGACATCGATTACGTAAACGCCCACGGCACGTCCACGCCGCTGGGAGACGAGATCGAGCTGAATGCCGTCCATCGGATCATGAACGGCAACGGCAAGGGGCTCACCATGAGCTCCACCAAGTCGGCCACCGGGCACCTTCTGGGGGCTGCCGGCGCGGTCGAGGCGATCTTCTCGCTTCTCGCCATCCGCGACAATGTCGCACCGCCGACGATCAATCTGGACGATCCGTCCGTCGAGACCGATATCGACCTCGTGCCGCACGAGGCAAAGCAGAAGCCGATCAATACGGTTCTGTCCAACTCGTTCGGGTTCGGCGGCACCAATGCATCGCTCGTTTTCCGGCGCGTTTGATCCGAGGCGCGTCTAGTCCAGAGGATCGCACATGCGGCAACGCCGTCGCGGTAGCACCACCCCCCCGTTTCCCGGCAACACGCCCGTGGCCGGGGATGGCGACGCGGCGGCATCCCCGCGCCGGCGGCCCGAGCCGCTGGTCACCCCGACGGATGCGCGCGCCAAGGCCAAGGCTTCCATGAAAATGCAGACCTCCCGCCATCGCTCCGAGAAGGCGCGCCACCCGGTGGTGTTTCTTCTCAACTTCGTCCTGTTCTTCATCGTGATCACGCTGATTGCGGGCATCGCCGGCGTGGTCATCGGCCGGGACATGTACGTCGCCTCCGGCCCGCTGGCCGAAGACGTGCAGCTCAACATCCCGCGCGGCGCTTCGGTGCAGTCCATTGCCGCCGGGCTGGAAGCGCAGGAGATCATCTCCAACCAGTACGTGTTCCTGGCGGCCGCCTACACCAGCGGCGCCACCAAGAACATGAAAGCCGG
This window encodes:
- the fabF gene encoding beta-ketoacyl-ACP synthase II; translation: MRRVVVTGLGTVNPLGSGADASWRAILKGHSGAKAVDRCKVDDLPSRIACQVPRGNEDNPFDPDATMDPKDQRKFDEFIVFAAAAADEAIADAGWKPTAEQELDRTGVLIGSGIGGLISIERSAKALEERGPRRVSPFFIPGALINMASGLVSIRHGFRGPNTSVVTACSTGSHAIGDAARLIMLDDADVMIAGGAEASVGRLALAGFASCRALSTHFNDTPEKASRPYDRDRDGFVIGEGAGIVVLEEYEHAKARGATIYGEIIGYGLSGDAYHITAPSSDGNGAFRCMSAALKRAGVDPSDIDYVNAHGTSTPLGDEIELNAVHRIMNGNGKGLTMSSTKSATGHLLGAAGAVEAIFSLLAIRDNVAPPTINLDDPSVETDIDLVPHEAKQKPINTVLSNSFGFGGTNASLVFRRV